A window from Pseudomonas moraviensis encodes these proteins:
- the galE gene encoding UDP-glucose 4-epimerase GalE: protein MKILVTGGAGYIGSHTTLALLEADYEVVVLDNLCNSSDAALHAVEAICGKSPWMIRGDVCDRPLLDRIFREHQIDAVLHFAGLKAVGESVRKPLEYYETNVGGSITLCQAMAAAGVFRLVFSSSATVYGEPEEMPIREDFPTGNPTNPYGQSKLIVENVLRDLSLAEPRWSIALLRYFNPIGAHASGHMGEDPNGIPNNLVPYISQVAVGSLRELSIFGNDYPTADGTGVRDYIHVVDLADGHLKALQSISERTGIHTWNLGTGDGYSVLQVLHAFEQACGRPVPYRMMPRRAGDIAESFADASKAAKELGWKATRNLQDMVADTWRWQSNHPNGYSR, encoded by the coding sequence ATGAAGATTCTGGTAACGGGTGGCGCCGGCTATATCGGCTCGCATACCACACTTGCATTGCTTGAAGCAGATTATGAAGTTGTCGTTCTGGATAATCTTTGTAACAGCAGCGATGCGGCACTCCACGCCGTTGAAGCCATTTGCGGCAAAAGCCCGTGGATGATTCGCGGCGATGTTTGCGATCGCCCATTGCTGGATCGTATTTTCCGCGAACATCAGATCGACGCCGTGCTGCATTTCGCCGGGCTGAAAGCCGTGGGCGAGAGCGTGCGCAAGCCGCTCGAATACTACGAAACCAACGTCGGCGGCAGCATCACCCTGTGTCAGGCGATGGCGGCGGCGGGGGTGTTCAGACTGGTGTTCAGTTCCTCGGCGACGGTGTACGGCGAGCCTGAGGAGATGCCGATTCGCGAGGATTTTCCAACGGGCAATCCGACCAATCCCTACGGCCAGTCCAAGCTGATCGTCGAGAACGTGCTGCGCGACCTGAGCCTCGCCGAGCCGCGCTGGAGCATCGCACTGCTGCGCTACTTCAACCCTATCGGCGCCCACGCCAGCGGGCACATGGGCGAAGACCCCAACGGCATCCCGAACAATCTGGTGCCGTATATCAGCCAGGTCGCGGTCGGCAGTCTGCGCGAACTGTCGATCTTCGGTAACGATTACCCGACCGCCGATGGCACCGGCGTGCGCGATTACATCCATGTCGTCGATCTGGCGGACGGCCACTTGAAGGCGTTGCAGTCGATCAGTGAACGCACCGGCATCCACACCTGGAACCTCGGCACCGGCGATGGCTACAGCGTGCTGCAAGTGCTGCATGCCTTCGAACAGGCCTGCGGGCGGCCGGTGCCGTACCGGATGATGCCGCGTCGGGCTGGTGACATTGCCGAAAGTTTCGCCGACGCTTCGAAAGCCGCAAAAGAACTCGGCTGGAAGGCCACGCGCAACTTGCAGGACATGGTCGCCGACACTTGGCGCTGGCAATCGAATCACCCCAACGGTTATTCGCGATGA
- a CDS encoding mannose-1-phosphate guanylyltransferase, translating into MNIAQHSTEIEREVGNLGVMSWLSRHQPLPSANETWLGTILLVERIGVFPASGDIRRPMRDPYPLLAYLKALYGGQALEMDDRDGLKVIFSDWRFRVRICCNDPAIIINVETRCDARLMPQKLAELLEQVDNFASA; encoded by the coding sequence ATGAACATTGCACAACATTCGACAGAGATTGAACGTGAGGTGGGCAACCTCGGGGTGATGAGCTGGTTGTCGCGCCATCAACCGCTGCCCAGCGCCAACGAAACCTGGCTGGGCACGATTCTGCTGGTGGAGCGGATCGGCGTGTTTCCTGCGTCCGGCGATATTCGCCGGCCGATGCGCGATCCCTATCCGCTGCTGGCGTACCTGAAGGCGCTGTACGGTGGACAAGCGCTGGAGATGGACGACCGCGATGGCCTGAAAGTGATTTTCAGCGACTGGCGCTTTCGTGTGCGCATCTGCTGCAACGACCCGGCGATCATCATCAACGTCGAAACCCGTTGTGATGCACGGTTGATGCCGCAGAAGCTCGCGGAATTACTCGAACAAGTCGACAACTTCGCGTCGGCCTGA
- a CDS encoding capsule biosynthesis GfcC family protein — protein sequence MKRFSLIAVGFLLIAGASQAAVTVSGDVANPGPIALPPGGRLLDVISEAVPNAEGYWLAGGLLRQSLLEEQTRLKVGVLFDLDVLQRMATLFDRPGRAALAQRIAEEVRQMPVTGRQIADLDPVAVEVGFARNIRLDDGDRLIYPKRVDEVQVLGAVAEPCHLPYQPLQEAREYLEGCSILDDAEADYLWLIQPNGVSRRVGIAHWNRESGQFPVAGSRILVPIKNDDLDPPLPELNQQLAEFIATQLAEVVR from the coding sequence GTGAAGCGCTTCAGCCTAATCGCGGTGGGCTTTCTGCTGATCGCCGGGGCGAGTCAGGCCGCTGTCACGGTGTCCGGCGACGTCGCCAATCCCGGACCAATTGCTTTGCCGCCGGGCGGGCGCCTGCTCGATGTGATCAGCGAAGCCGTGCCCAATGCCGAAGGCTATTGGCTGGCGGGCGGCTTGTTGCGTCAGTCGCTGCTCGAGGAACAGACACGGCTCAAGGTCGGCGTGCTGTTCGACCTCGATGTGCTGCAGCGCATGGCGACGTTGTTCGACCGGCCAGGCCGCGCAGCACTGGCACAGCGCATTGCCGAAGAAGTGCGGCAGATGCCGGTGACCGGGCGGCAGATCGCTGACCTCGACCCGGTGGCCGTGGAAGTCGGCTTCGCGCGCAACATTCGTCTGGATGACGGCGATCGGCTGATCTACCCGAAACGGGTCGACGAAGTGCAGGTATTGGGCGCAGTCGCCGAGCCGTGCCACCTGCCGTATCAGCCGTTGCAGGAGGCTCGCGAATACCTGGAAGGTTGCTCGATTCTCGACGATGCCGAGGCCGATTACCTGTGGCTGATCCAGCCCAACGGCGTGTCGCGGCGTGTCGGTATCGCGCACTGGAATCGCGAGTCCGGACAGTTTCCGGTGGCCGGCAGCAGGATTCTGGTGCCGATAAAAAATGATGATCTGGATCCGCCTCTTCCTGAACTGAATCAGCAGTTGGCCGAATTCATTGCCACGCAGCTGGCCGAGGTGGTTCGTTGA
- a CDS encoding YjbF family lipoprotein encodes MNLLKVGVCLMAASLLCGCNPLMSASLNNLKAAVVGPDEVDVSAAEVAGVNYPQLKLTTPSGSGVLALVREREDLQFWVASGKQVLLLRDGLAVRSIGLGLEGDLDGTRLADDSPFKQGLHHVADGYTTLRWIDLYKGQEVGVVVNSRFSRRSTETLEILDKAYSVLRVDEQIDAPAIGLSATNRYWVDPRDGFILQSEQQLTSQLRVKLVQLTPDRRHLP; translated from the coding sequence GTGAACCTATTGAAAGTGGGCGTCTGCCTGATGGCGGCGTCGTTGCTGTGCGGCTGTAACCCGCTGATGAGCGCGTCGCTGAACAACCTCAAGGCCGCCGTCGTCGGCCCCGATGAAGTTGACGTTTCGGCGGCCGAAGTTGCCGGGGTCAACTATCCGCAACTGAAACTGACCACGCCCTCCGGCTCCGGCGTGCTGGCGCTGGTGCGCGAGCGTGAAGACCTGCAGTTCTGGGTCGCCTCCGGCAAGCAGGTATTGCTGCTGCGCGATGGCCTTGCCGTGCGCAGCATTGGCCTGGGACTGGAGGGCGATCTGGATGGCACGCGGCTGGCCGATGACTCGCCGTTCAAGCAAGGCCTGCACCACGTCGCGGATGGTTACACCACGCTGCGCTGGATCGACCTGTACAAGGGCCAGGAAGTCGGCGTGGTGGTCAACAGCCGCTTCTCGCGCCGCTCCACCGAGACCCTGGAGATTCTCGACAAGGCTTACTCGGTGCTGCGCGTGGACGAACAGATCGACGCGCCGGCCATCGGCCTCAGCGCAACCAACCGTTACTGGGTCGACCCGCGCGACGGTTTCATTCTGCAGAGCGAGCAACAACTGACCTCGCAATTGCGCGTGAAGCTGGTTCAGCTGACTCCTGATCGCAGGCATCTGCCGTGA
- a CDS encoding SGNH/GDSL hydrolase family protein, with translation MMPVDAPQPVATSAITVEDASERFAQWREGKAGKVLSVSVIGDSYTAGQDFYLNKLVQRVAAEVGFAGPGYVGFNHGAALGGTHFKYTRSSDKYFGGDWKVSELGQASPDSRTISGKPGAWLQVDANPSPRIDTAVTQAKLLYLGNGGSDELRYRWSPTQDWQPLQLAGSGVQEVALPGAPSAADWSFKLEVVKGAPTLFGLWLGNEQKGVRVSKLAASGAASADFYHADPQWQTQWKAVVSKIPADVYLIMLGGNDQGFGVKPAQYLQNVQGLVSMLREIQPAASINLIMRQDTTRSSAYPMSAYAQVLEPWAREQHLGFANLQCAFGPDVKRYASAMIGPDRIHPLPATGGKVIADYFYGWIMGANDRCDKTPL, from the coding sequence ATGATGCCAGTAGACGCCCCTCAACCAGTCGCCACCTCGGCCATCACGGTAGAGGATGCCAGCGAACGTTTTGCGCAATGGCGCGAGGGCAAGGCCGGCAAGGTGTTGTCCGTTTCGGTGATCGGCGACAGCTACACCGCCGGGCAGGATTTTTACCTGAACAAACTGGTGCAACGAGTGGCTGCCGAGGTGGGTTTCGCCGGCCCCGGTTACGTCGGGTTCAATCACGGCGCGGCGCTGGGCGGCACGCATTTCAAATACACCCGCAGCAGCGACAAATACTTCGGTGGCGACTGGAAGGTTTCCGAGCTGGGCCAGGCCAGCCCGGACAGTCGCACGATCAGCGGCAAACCTGGCGCCTGGTTGCAGGTGGATGCCAACCCTTCGCCGCGCATCGATACCGCGGTGACTCAGGCGAAACTGTTGTATCTGGGTAACGGCGGATCCGACGAACTGCGCTATCGCTGGTCGCCCACGCAAGACTGGCAACCGTTGCAGCTCGCAGGCTCGGGCGTTCAGGAAGTCGCGCTACCCGGTGCTCCATCAGCCGCAGACTGGTCATTCAAGCTGGAAGTGGTGAAAGGCGCGCCGACGCTGTTCGGCCTGTGGCTGGGCAACGAGCAGAAGGGTGTGCGGGTGTCGAAACTGGCGGCGTCAGGTGCGGCATCGGCCGATTTCTATCACGCCGATCCGCAGTGGCAGACGCAATGGAAAGCCGTGGTGTCGAAGATTCCGGCCGACGTTTACCTGATCATGCTCGGCGGCAACGATCAGGGTTTTGGCGTCAAGCCTGCGCAGTATCTGCAGAACGTTCAGGGCCTGGTGAGCATGCTGCGCGAGATCCAGCCAGCGGCGAGCATCAACCTGATCATGCGCCAGGACACCACGCGTTCCAGCGCTTACCCGATGTCGGCCTATGCGCAGGTGCTCGAGCCTTGGGCGCGTGAACAGCATCTCGGATTCGCCAACCTGCAATGCGCATTCGGCCCCGACGTCAAACGCTACGCCAGCGCGATGATCGGCCCGGACAGGATTCATCCATTGCCGGCCACGGGCGGGAAGGTGATTGCCGATTATTTTTATGGCTGGATCATGGGCGCCAACGACCGTTGCGACAAAACCCCGTTGTAG
- a CDS encoding phosphoribosylaminoimidazole carboxylase yields the protein MIFRLLLRGGALGAKFLLVLAITHYLGYEALGFYGVVVAASLIASKFYSVGFSSEINRLISVGGSSRRVVDKVLLLYLAVGLLLSVLTVLIYSLFQSVEATATLVLCVTLVLLTEHLSFEINSFVFSAQKATAGALLFFIKTGLWAMLAVGGMMLGWVAGIASVLWLWVAANVLVIIAGYLIVVNVHKGREAAVLDTATVWKAGLPFYLGTGLIALSQYAERFLIIDLEPYASLGKYVYAWSAANTLQALSYAVVAVVGIPVLAKRFQADQQAFTVRQLFVNKWVMRSLVVSAVVAVAIYVFFNLVLDYVASSVPRPDNALLAVLIFSFALRAIGDIVWGGLIASKNSRVSLASAALCLLISVPVSYMLIKHYSIYGAAWGNVFAIVVQLAVIAVLTRVTGAKKAALSWA from the coding sequence ATGATATTTCGGCTGTTGCTTCGCGGCGGAGCGTTGGGCGCGAAGTTCTTGCTGGTGTTGGCCATCACCCATTACCTCGGTTACGAGGCACTGGGTTTTTACGGCGTGGTGGTCGCGGCGTCGCTGATCGCTTCGAAGTTCTACAGCGTCGGCTTCAGTTCCGAAATCAACCGTTTGATCAGCGTCGGCGGCAGTTCGCGGCGGGTGGTCGACAAAGTCCTGCTGCTGTACCTGGCAGTGGGGCTGTTGTTGTCGGTGCTGACCGTGCTGATCTATTCGCTGTTTCAGTCGGTGGAAGCAACCGCCACGTTGGTCCTTTGCGTGACCCTGGTGCTGCTCACCGAGCACCTGTCGTTCGAAATCAATTCCTTTGTGTTCTCCGCACAGAAAGCCACCGCCGGTGCCTTGCTGTTCTTCATCAAGACCGGCCTTTGGGCCATGTTGGCGGTCGGCGGCATGATGCTCGGCTGGGTCGCGGGCATCGCCAGCGTCTTGTGGCTGTGGGTCGCCGCCAACGTGCTGGTGATCATCGCCGGATACCTGATCGTGGTGAACGTGCACAAGGGTCGCGAGGCAGCGGTGCTGGACACCGCGACGGTGTGGAAGGCCGGGTTGCCGTTCTATCTCGGCACCGGTCTGATCGCCCTGAGTCAGTACGCCGAACGCTTTCTGATCATCGATCTGGAACCCTACGCCAGCCTCGGAAAATATGTCTACGCGTGGTCGGCGGCCAACACGTTGCAGGCGTTGTCGTATGCAGTAGTGGCGGTGGTCGGCATCCCGGTGCTGGCCAAGCGTTTTCAGGCGGATCAGCAGGCGTTCACGGTCAGGCAACTGTTCGTGAATAAATGGGTCATGCGCTCGCTGGTGGTCTCCGCGGTTGTGGCCGTGGCGATCTATGTGTTTTTCAACCTGGTGCTCGATTACGTCGCCAGCAGCGTGCCGCGTCCGGATAACGCTCTCCTCGCGGTGCTGATTTTTTCCTTCGCCTTGCGTGCAATCGGCGACATCGTCTGGGGCGGTTTGATTGCCTCGAAGAACAGTCGGGTGTCGCTGGCCAGCGCGGCCCTCTGTCTGCTGATTTCGGTGCCGGTCAGTTACATGCTGATCAAGCATTACTCAATCTATGGCGCGGCGTGGGGCAACGTCTTTGCCATCGTCGTGCAGCTTGCTGTGATTGCAGTGTTGACCCGTGTCACCGGCGCGAAAAAGGCTGCGCTGTCATGGGCCTGA
- a CDS encoding acyltransferase family protein: MSSKKKSLEIETLRGLACLLLVLYHVIGPLGGGLKIDIGSPFRVIADSMVYVRMPLFTFISGYIYAIYKIRGNDFSAFFSGKVRRLIVPLLCVGVPFSVLQAVGPGVNKDVGVIDALLSFWVPINHFWFLQAVFIIFIFVGLLEWRGLLRSATRLYGLFAFAAVLFLLPPLPLDAFGINGAIYLLPFFVAGMIGQENVDVLKQRFKVLGPLLFVLISLTLLYVAAIDRELIVDRRSVIGLTVGCVSCIALLSSDMRSKALTWLGGYSYAIFLFHVLFAATSRFVLGRMGVKDESLLVLGGLSSGLLGPVLLAMVFSRFNFTSVLFLGERAAKKKPLVPVTPVVHTQSSL; this comes from the coding sequence ATGTCGAGCAAGAAAAAATCCCTGGAGATCGAAACCCTGCGCGGCCTGGCGTGCTTGCTGCTGGTGCTCTATCACGTCATCGGTCCGTTGGGCGGCGGCTTGAAGATCGACATCGGCTCGCCGTTCCGGGTCATCGCCGACTCGATGGTGTACGTGCGCATGCCGCTGTTCACCTTTATCTCCGGCTACATCTATGCGATCTACAAGATTCGCGGCAATGACTTTTCCGCGTTCTTTAGCGGCAAGGTGCGTCGGTTGATCGTGCCACTGCTGTGCGTCGGCGTGCCGTTTTCGGTGCTGCAAGCGGTGGGGCCGGGGGTGAACAAGGACGTCGGCGTGATCGATGCGCTGTTGTCGTTCTGGGTGCCGATCAACCACTTCTGGTTCCTGCAGGCGGTGTTCATCATTTTCATCTTCGTCGGCTTGCTGGAATGGCGCGGCCTGCTGCGTTCAGCGACGCGGTTGTATGGATTGTTTGCGTTTGCGGCGGTGTTGTTCCTGCTGCCGCCGTTGCCGCTGGATGCGTTCGGCATCAACGGTGCGATATACCTGCTACCGTTTTTCGTCGCGGGGATGATTGGCCAGGAAAATGTCGATGTTTTGAAGCAGCGCTTCAAGGTGCTCGGGCCGCTGCTGTTTGTGCTGATTTCGCTCACGTTGCTGTATGTCGCGGCGATCGATCGTGAGCTGATTGTCGATCGTCGCAGTGTGATCGGTCTGACGGTGGGGTGTGTGTCTTGCATCGCCTTGCTGTCCAGTGACATGCGCTCGAAAGCGCTGACCTGGCTGGGCGGATATTCCTATGCGATTTTCCTGTTTCATGTGCTGTTCGCGGCGACCTCGCGGTTTGTGCTGGGACGCATGGGCGTGAAAGATGAAAGCTTGCTGGTGCTCGGTGGTTTGAGCAGCGGTTTGCTCGGGCCGGTGTTGTTGGCGATGGTGTTCAGTCGGTTCAACTTCACCTCGGTGTTGTTCCTTGGCGAGCGCGCGGCGAAGAAGAAACCGTTGGTGCCCGTCACCCCCGTGGTACACACGCAATCATCCCTGTAG
- a CDS encoding polysaccharide biosynthesis/export family protein — MFSPGQYLSTSDITRQGASESSRVELIPITPKLIAMNRATQKRESLPAELLVTPAEYRIGNNDVLYITVWDHPELTAPSGAQQQIDANGRLVRSDGTLYYPFIKEVQAAGRTIQQLRADIEQRLSAFIAEPQVDVAVLRFASQKVVVTGAVTKAGPQAISTNPLSVVEALGSAGIDTNNADLSGLLLTRNGRVYPLNLDSLNQQDSELQNVYLKGGDQLYLPYNDNKRIYVMGEVNQPRALSFKTATMNLSDVLGSVGGLSQTSSNGNAVYVIRGVENLDVEPAKIYQLEAESPTAMALASHFQVRPQDVVYVGPANVTRWNRFISQLVPSASIVGTGASAAKNWSEYSNNSK; from the coding sequence ATGTTTTCCCCCGGTCAGTACCTGAGCACCAGCGATATCACCCGCCAGGGCGCCAGCGAAAGCAGTCGGGTCGAGCTGATTCCGATCACCCCGAAGCTGATCGCCATGAACCGCGCCACGCAAAAGCGTGAGTCGCTGCCGGCGGAGCTGCTGGTAACGCCGGCGGAATATCGCATCGGCAACAATGATGTTCTGTACATCACCGTCTGGGATCACCCGGAGCTGACCGCCCCCTCCGGCGCGCAACAACAGATCGATGCCAACGGCCGCCTGGTGCGCTCCGACGGCACGCTGTATTACCCGTTCATCAAGGAAGTCCAGGCCGCTGGCCGGACCATCCAGCAACTGCGCGCGGACATCGAACAACGCTTGTCGGCATTCATCGCCGAGCCCCAGGTCGATGTAGCGGTGTTGCGCTTCGCCAGCCAGAAAGTCGTGGTCACCGGTGCCGTAACGAAGGCCGGCCCGCAGGCGATTTCGACCAACCCGCTGAGCGTGGTCGAGGCCCTCGGTTCCGCCGGCATCGACACCAACAACGCCGACTTGTCGGGCCTGTTGCTGACGCGCAACGGGCGGGTCTATCCGCTCAATCTCGACTCGCTCAATCAGCAGGATTCCGAACTGCAGAACGTCTACCTCAAGGGCGGCGATCAGCTGTACCTGCCGTACAACGACAACAAGCGCATCTACGTCATGGGCGAGGTCAACCAGCCACGCGCGCTGAGCTTCAAGACTGCGACCATGAACCTTTCCGACGTGCTCGGTTCGGTCGGCGGCCTCAGCCAGACCAGCTCCAACGGCAACGCGGTCTACGTCATTCGCGGGGTAGAAAATCTCGACGTCGAGCCAGCGAAGATCTATCAGCTCGAAGCCGAATCACCGACCGCCATGGCGCTGGCATCGCACTTCCAGGTGCGGCCGCAGGATGTCGTCTACGTCGGCCCGGCCAACGTCACTCGCTGGAACCGTTTCATCAGCCAGTTGGTGCCGTCGGCGTCGATTGTCGGCACTGGGGCTTCGGCAGCGAAGAACTGGAGCGAATACAGCAACAACAGCAAATAA
- the galU gene encoding UTP--glucose-1-phosphate uridylyltransferase GalU, producing MIRKCLFPAAGYGTRFLPATKAMPKEMLPIVNKPLIEYAVEEARDAGLQHMAIVTGRGKRALEDHFDISYELEHQIRGTEKEKFLAGTRELIDTCTFSYTRQVEMKGLGHAILSGRPLIGDEPFAVVLADDLCLNLEGDGVLSQMIQLYKKFRCSIVAIQEVPADQTHKYGVIAGELISDGIYRVNNMVEKPAPQDAPSNLAIIGRYILTPDIFDLIADTEPGKGGEIQITDALMKQAQNGCVLAYKFKGLRFDCGDAEGYLQATNFCYDNVYLKGR from the coding sequence ATGATTCGTAAATGTTTGTTCCCCGCTGCCGGCTATGGCACACGTTTCTTGCCGGCAACCAAAGCCATGCCGAAAGAGATGCTGCCGATCGTCAACAAGCCGTTGATCGAATACGCCGTTGAAGAAGCACGGGACGCCGGTCTGCAACACATGGCCATCGTCACCGGCCGGGGCAAACGCGCGCTGGAAGACCACTTCGACATCAGCTACGAACTCGAGCACCAGATTCGCGGCACGGAGAAAGAGAAATTCCTGGCCGGCACCCGTGAGCTGATCGACACCTGCACCTTCTCTTACACCCGTCAGGTGGAAATGAAAGGTCTGGGTCACGCGATTCTCAGCGGCCGTCCGTTGATCGGCGACGAGCCGTTTGCCGTGGTACTGGCCGACGACCTGTGCCTGAACCTCGAAGGCGACGGCGTGCTGTCGCAGATGATCCAGCTGTACAAGAAATTCCGCTGCTCGATCGTCGCCATCCAGGAAGTCCCGGCCGATCAGACTCACAAGTACGGGGTGATCGCCGGCGAGCTGATTTCCGACGGCATCTACCGGGTCAACAACATGGTGGAAAAACCGGCGCCGCAGGATGCGCCGTCGAACCTGGCGATCATTGGTCGCTACATCCTTACGCCGGATATCTTCGACCTGATCGCCGACACCGAACCGGGCAAGGGCGGCGAAATCCAGATCACCGACGCCTTGATGAAACAGGCGCAGAACGGCTGCGTGCTGGCGTACAAATTCAAAGGCCTGCGCTTCGATTGCGGCGACGCCGAGGGTTATCTGCAGGCGACCAACTTCTGCTACGACAACGTGTACCTCAAGGGCCGCTGA
- a CDS encoding polysaccharide pyruvyl transferase family protein has translation MNVTILHGYSASNSGDGLLVDLAIALVQRNFGDDTAINVVASDPESFSYLPHPRFDAPVMAAKGLGRVKQAVFLNQSYAGLAELLKKTDLIVGVGGGYMRSKSAFEHIKLKLGHAKQLETAILSKVPSVYLPQSIGPFHGESNKIVEHYASADAVFVRDNRSSAIFDACENVYRAPDLAVQSLAGKILQQPKFTRCAASPTTVCVVLRKPPEWSKEKKVAYVANLKLLLQRLKNKSKVVCAVQSAVRGNDDGAFYRELGINEDLLSLKATIAKYQPDLVISVRLHGAIESLLSGVPAYHISYERKGFGAYQDMGVEDWVINGGDINVDTIINTVYAPNALADFGKRLTDTCREIEAKTVAMDEIIKGVVR, from the coding sequence ATGAACGTAACGATTTTGCATGGCTACAGTGCGTCCAACTCCGGTGACGGTCTGCTTGTCGATCTGGCCATTGCTCTGGTGCAGCGTAACTTCGGTGACGACACCGCGATCAATGTCGTGGCGTCCGATCCCGAGTCGTTCAGCTACCTGCCGCACCCGCGTTTCGATGCGCCGGTGATGGCGGCCAAAGGCCTGGGCCGGGTCAAGCAAGCGGTGTTTCTCAATCAGTCCTACGCCGGGCTCGCCGAGCTGCTGAAGAAGACCGATCTGATCGTCGGTGTCGGCGGTGGTTACATGCGTTCGAAGAGCGCGTTCGAGCACATCAAGCTGAAGCTCGGCCACGCCAAGCAACTGGAAACGGCGATCCTCAGCAAGGTGCCGTCGGTGTACCTGCCGCAGAGCATTGGCCCGTTCCATGGCGAGAGCAACAAGATTGTTGAGCATTACGCCAGCGCCGATGCGGTGTTCGTGCGCGACAACCGCTCCTCGGCGATTTTCGACGCTTGCGAAAACGTCTATCGCGCGCCGGACCTAGCGGTGCAATCGCTGGCAGGCAAGATTCTTCAGCAACCGAAATTCACCCGCTGCGCCGCCTCGCCGACGACAGTGTGCGTGGTGCTGCGCAAGCCGCCGGAGTGGAGCAAAGAAAAGAAGGTCGCCTACGTGGCCAACCTGAAACTGCTGCTGCAGCGTCTGAAGAACAAAAGCAAAGTGGTCTGCGCCGTGCAAAGCGCGGTGCGTGGCAACGATGACGGTGCGTTCTACCGCGAGCTGGGCATCAACGAAGACCTGCTCTCGCTGAAGGCAACCATCGCCAAATATCAACCGGACCTGGTGATCTCGGTGCGTCTGCACGGCGCCATCGAATCGCTGCTCTCCGGCGTGCCGGCGTACCACATCAGCTACGAGCGCAAAGGCTTTGGCGCCTATCAGGACATGGGCGTCGAGGACTGGGTGATCAATGGCGGCGACATCAACGTCGATACCATCATCAACACCGTTTACGCACCGAATGCGCTGGCGGATTTCGGCAAGCGTCTGACCGACACCTGCCGCGAGATCGAGGCGAAAACCGTGGCCATGGACGAGATCATCAAGGGTGTCGTTCGATGA
- a CDS encoding glycosyltransferase — protein MKKILHVAETIKGGVATVIRTISASPEDDAANYQLVYLVPEDQAKELHGIAPQQVRTFPRSGRNVTSLLRFAWRLSQVLLKEKPDIVHLHSTFSGVIGRCVCVLLRPWRKPKIVYCPHAFSFLMESSPTKQKIYAWIERVLQKVTDVIICVSQYELDKAARFGIERKRMKLIYNGIHHKDEAPKRAGAEPIHLLFVGRLDYQKGFDVLLKAYAKVNRNDLKLTVVGSAVNEDSVECPPMDSVEYLPWVTPSEVQALYQKADALIVPSRWEGFAMVPLEGMAMGLPVIASNCTSLPELVTNEVSGYVFPSGDHQALADVLTIIQKPRLLDLGNEGRSIVRERFSAALMIRQTYDLYHAPTY, from the coding sequence GTGAAAAAAATACTGCACGTGGCAGAGACGATCAAAGGTGGCGTGGCGACGGTGATCCGCACGATTTCGGCATCGCCCGAAGACGACGCGGCGAATTATCAACTGGTCTATCTGGTCCCGGAGGATCAGGCCAAAGAACTGCACGGCATCGCCCCGCAGCAGGTGCGCACCTTCCCGCGCAGTGGTCGTAACGTGACGTCGCTGCTGCGTTTCGCCTGGCGCCTGAGCCAGGTGCTGCTCAAGGAAAAACCCGACATCGTGCACCTGCACAGCACTTTTTCCGGGGTGATTGGCCGTTGTGTCTGCGTGCTGTTGCGGCCGTGGCGCAAGCCGAAAATCGTCTACTGCCCGCACGCGTTTTCGTTTCTGATGGAAAGCTCGCCGACCAAGCAGAAGATCTACGCGTGGATCGAACGGGTGCTGCAGAAAGTCACCGACGTGATCATCTGCGTCAGCCAGTACGAACTCGACAAAGCTGCGCGCTTCGGCATCGAGCGCAAGCGCATGAAGCTGATCTACAACGGCATTCACCACAAGGACGAGGCGCCGAAGCGTGCTGGCGCCGAGCCGATTCATCTGCTGTTTGTCGGACGCCTGGACTATCAGAAAGGCTTCGACGTGCTGCTCAAGGCCTACGCCAAGGTCAATCGCAACGACCTGAAACTCACCGTGGTCGGCAGTGCGGTCAACGAGGATTCGGTGGAGTGCCCGCCGATGGATTCGGTCGAGTACCTGCCTTGGGTGACCCCGAGCGAAGTGCAGGCGCTGTATCAGAAGGCCGATGCGCTGATCGTGCCCAGTCGCTGGGAAGGCTTCGCCATGGTGCCGCTGGAAGGCATGGCCATGGGGCTGCCGGTGATTGCCAGCAACTGCACCTCGCTGCCGGAACTGGTCACCAATGAAGTGTCCGGCTACGTCTTTCCGTCCGGCGACCACCAGGCGCTGGCCGACGTGTTGACGATCATCCAGAAACCGCGCCTGCTCGACCTCGGCAACGAAGGCCGGAGCATTGTCCGCGAACGCTTCAGCGCCGCATTGATGATCCGCCAGACCTACGACCTGTATCACGCTCCCACTTATTAA